In Aestuariibaculum lutulentum, one DNA window encodes the following:
- a CDS encoding LacI family DNA-binding transcriptional regulator, which translates to MPKKTTIYDIAKELNITAATVSRALNDSPRVKEATKELIIETAKKMNYEQNKLAQALKSGKSFNVGVIVPYINSNFFASVIRGIEEELYPKGYHVIICQTHDQENLEIENITSLLNAQVDGILMSISNSNIENNTTFKNLLKKHVPLIFFDRKKDIKGVSSVTIDDFKGAYLATQHLVEQGCKRIAHLCNDRSLEIFQNRFLGYKQAILDAGLEFDDRLVVETVSKVDEARKSAQKLLNLNQRPDGIFASCDFSALGAIKEIKGNDLRIPEDICVTGFSNEPFSQFMELSITSVDQSPLEMGRIAANVFLDEVQNSAKIKSEKQVILAPELIIRKSSLKSILINQ; encoded by the coding sequence ATGCCAAAAAAAACAACCATATACGATATAGCTAAAGAACTAAATATTACTGCTGCCACTGTATCGAGAGCATTAAATGATAGTCCTAGGGTAAAAGAAGCGACAAAAGAATTGATTATCGAAACTGCAAAAAAAATGAACTATGAGCAAAACAAACTTGCTCAGGCTCTAAAAAGTGGTAAAAGTTTTAATGTTGGTGTTATTGTACCTTACATAAATAGTAACTTTTTTGCATCGGTTATTAGAGGCATAGAAGAAGAATTATACCCAAAAGGGTATCATGTAATTATTTGTCAAACTCATGATCAGGAGAATTTAGAAATTGAAAACATTACCTCTTTATTAAACGCCCAGGTTGATGGCATTTTAATGTCGATTTCTAATTCAAATATTGAAAATAATACAACATTTAAAAACTTATTAAAAAAACATGTGCCTCTCATTTTTTTCGACAGAAAAAAAGATATCAAAGGAGTAAGTTCAGTGACTATAGATGACTTTAAAGGCGCTTATTTAGCCACGCAACACCTCGTTGAACAAGGCTGTAAACGTATAGCTCACCTTTGTAACGACAGATCTTTAGAAATTTTCCAGAATCGTTTTTTAGGCTACAAACAAGCTATTTTAGATGCAGGTTTAGAATTTGATGACCGTTTAGTTGTTGAAACGGTAAGTAAAGTGGATGAAGCCCGAAAAAGCGCACAAAAACTACTAAATCTGAACCAAAGACCAGATGGTATTTTTGCCTCCTGCGATTTTTCGGCACTTGGAGCTATTAAAGAAATTAAAGGTAATGACTTAAGAATCCCGGAAGATATTTGTGTTACAGGTTTTAGTAACGAACCTTTTTCTCAGTTCATGGAACTTTCTATTACATCTGTAGACCAATCACCCTTGGAAATGGGACGCATTGCTGCTAATGTATTTTTAGATGAAGTACAAAACAGCGCAAAGATTAAATCCGAAAAGCAAGTCATTCTGGCTCCTGAACTTATAATTAGAAAATCATCTTTAAAATCAATTTTAATTAATCAATAA
- a CDS encoding LacI family DNA-binding transcriptional regulator produces MKKKTTIYDIAKRLNITAATVSRALNGNSKISEATRKLVSETAKEMNYEQNKLAQALKSGKSYNVGVIVPRIDSNFFASVIRGIEEELYPQGYHVIICQTHDQKDLETENINSLLNAQVDGILMSISNAQNGNDDSFNALIKKNVPLIFFDRKKDLKGISSVTIDDFKGAYDATKHLIDQGYKRIAHLSNDRSILIFKNRYLGYKQAILDSGLDFDESLVIETHSKVLEGRKTMKKLLEIKQRPDAVFSSSDFTALGAIQEIKAHGLRIPEDISVVGFSNEPFTRFMELSITSVDQSPIEMGRLTAQVFLEEVNNDKRIKSEKQVVLTPELIVRKSSLKTQIPDKA; encoded by the coding sequence ATGAAGAAAAAGACCACCATTTACGATATAGCAAAAAGGCTTAACATAACTGCCGCTACAGTATCGAGAGCTTTAAATGGGAATTCAAAAATAAGCGAGGCCACTCGTAAATTAGTTAGCGAAACTGCAAAAGAAATGAACTATGAGCAAAACAAACTTGCTCAGGCCCTAAAAAGTGGAAAAAGCTATAATGTTGGGGTTATTGTGCCTCGTATAGATAGCAACTTCTTTGCATCAGTCATCAGGGGAATCGAAGAAGAACTTTACCCGCAAGGCTATCATGTTATCATTTGTCAAACACATGATCAAAAGGATTTAGAAACAGAAAACATCAATTCTCTACTAAATGCTCAGGTTGATGGTATTTTAATGTCTATTTCTAATGCACAAAATGGAAATGATGATAGTTTTAATGCCCTTATCAAAAAAAATGTACCTCTTATATTTTTCGATAGAAAAAAAGATCTTAAAGGTATCAGTTCGGTAACAATAGACGATTTTAAAGGAGCATATGATGCAACTAAACATTTAATCGATCAAGGCTATAAACGCATAGCACATTTGTCTAACGACCGATCAATTTTAATTTTTAAAAATCGTTATCTAGGGTATAAACAGGCTATTTTAGATAGTGGACTTGACTTTGATGAAAGTTTGGTTATAGAAACTCACAGTAAGGTACTGGAAGGCAGAAAAACGATGAAGAAATTATTGGAAATAAAACAGAGGCCAGATGCAGTGTTCTCTTCAAGTGACTTTACAGCATTAGGTGCTATCCAGGAAATTAAGGCACATGGCTTAAGAATTCCGGAAGATATTAGTGTTGTTGGTTTCAGTAATGAGCCGTTTACCCGATTTATGGAACTCTCTATTACATCAGTAGATCAGTCTCCAATAGAAATGGGGCGTCTTACTGCTCAGGTATTTTTAGAAGAAGTTAATAATGATAAACGTATAAAGTCTGAAAAACAAGTGGTACTAACACCGGAACTTATCGTTAGAAAATCATCACTTAAAACTCAGATACCAGACAAAGCTTAA
- a CDS encoding UxaA family hydrolase, whose product MQKKIIKVNAPDNVAVALVDLKAGDVVSFEGEDIKVLSDTKSKHKIALQRFEPGDRIIMYSVLVGSANGVIEKGDVLTTENVKHQSEKVSGRTETVQWTAPNVEKWQDKSFMGYHREDGQVGTENVWLFFPLVFCENRNIEILKDVFERELLKQKVNPHQMLLRSLVSGSDESAVAEQSTDVFDNIDVKFITHPGGCGGIRQDSESLAKLLAGYVNNPNVAGCTVLSLGCQNLQISVFKEALDAINPNLNKPVLIYEQQQMGTVDEMLTAIVKDSFEAIKEANKIERQPAPLSKLRVGLECGGSDGFSGISANPTLGAVSDLLVALNGTAVLAEFPELCGVEQELVNRCVDDADGEKFLDLMKAYEKSVVDAGSGFDMNPSPGNIKDGLITDAMKSAGAAKKGGTSPVKDVLDYGEYISKPGLNLLCTPGNDVESTTGLVGSGANVVLFTTGLGTPTGNPIAPIIKVSSNTELKEKMPDIIDIETGAVIRGEKTIDEMAEEMLDFIIEVASGRIQTKAKLLNQNDFIPWRRGVSL is encoded by the coding sequence ATGCAAAAGAAAATCATAAAAGTAAATGCGCCCGATAATGTTGCGGTAGCATTGGTGGATTTAAAGGCTGGAGACGTTGTTTCTTTTGAAGGAGAAGATATAAAAGTACTTTCAGATACAAAATCGAAGCACAAAATTGCTTTACAACGTTTTGAGCCGGGAGACCGTATCATCATGTATAGCGTATTAGTAGGTTCGGCGAATGGCGTTATTGAAAAAGGTGATGTATTAACCACCGAAAACGTAAAACACCAAAGCGAGAAAGTATCAGGAAGAACAGAAACTGTTCAGTGGACAGCTCCTAACGTAGAGAAATGGCAGGATAAATCCTTTATGGGGTATCACCGCGAAGATGGGCAGGTAGGAACAGAAAATGTATGGTTGTTTTTCCCATTAGTATTTTGCGAAAACCGTAACATTGAAATCTTAAAAGACGTTTTTGAACGCGAACTTTTAAAACAAAAGGTGAACCCTCACCAGATGTTATTACGTTCTCTAGTTAGTGGGAGCGATGAATCTGCTGTTGCAGAACAGTCAACCGATGTTTTCGATAATATCGATGTGAAATTCATTACGCACCCGGGTGGTTGTGGAGGTATCCGTCAGGATTCTGAGAGCTTAGCGAAGTTATTAGCAGGGTATGTGAATAACCCGAACGTTGCTGGATGTACCGTATTAAGTTTAGGGTGTCAAAACCTTCAAATTAGTGTGTTCAAAGAAGCTTTAGATGCTATTAACCCAAATTTAAACAAACCTGTTTTAATTTACGAACAGCAACAAATGGGTACGGTAGATGAGATGTTAACAGCGATTGTTAAAGATTCTTTTGAAGCCATTAAAGAAGCCAATAAAATTGAACGTCAGCCAGCACCGTTATCGAAATTAAGAGTTGGTTTAGAATGTGGTGGATCTGATGGTTTCTCTGGTATTTCTGCAAACCCGACTTTAGGAGCGGTTTCAGATTTATTAGTAGCCCTTAACGGAACTGCAGTTTTAGCTGAATTCCCTGAATTATGTGGTGTTGAGCAGGAATTAGTAAACCGTTGTGTTGATGATGCCGATGGAGAGAAGTTCTTAGACTTAATGAAAGCTTACGAGAAATCGGTTGTTGATGCTGGTTCAGGTTTCGATATGAATCCGTCGCCAGGTAACATTAAAGATGGTTTAATTACCGATGCTATGAAATCGGCTGGAGCAGCTAAAAAAGGAGGAACTTCTCCTGTAAAAGACGTTTTAGATTACGGAGAATATATTTCTAAGCCTGGATTAAACTTATTGTGTACGCCTGGAAATGATGTAGAGAGTACAACAGGTCTTGTGGGTTCTGGAGCTAATGTGGTATTATTCACTACAGGTTTAGGAACGCCAACAGGTAACCCAATTGCTCCAATCATTAAAGTGTCATCTAACACTGAGTTAAAGGAAAAAATGCCGGATATTATCGATATTGAAACCGGAGCCGTTATTCGTGGTGAAAAGACCATTGATGAAATGGCAGAAGAGATGTTAGATTTCATCATTGAAGTTGCCAGCGGAAGAATTCAAACAAAAGCCAAATTATTAAATCAAAACGATTTTATTCCTTGGCGAAGAGGAGTATCTTTGTAA
- a CDS encoding tagaturonate reductase: MKKLNRANVGLEEKRPIKIVQFGEGNFLRAFIGYAIQELNKKADFNAGIAVVQPIDRGLVNMLNDQDGLYTLFMKGIKKGEEIQEVELIDNIVKGVDPYANFGEYLSLAKEETLEFIISNTTEAGIAYVESDTAEMQPPSSFPAKLTVLLHERFKHFNGDASKGLTIIPCELINHNSETLKEIILKYIADWNLGDDFKNWILEHNAFHSTLVDRIVPGYPKDEIEAYNGQLDYADNLIVAAEVFLLWVIEGGDDLKAKLPFDKTNLDVKIVDDMQPYRTRKVRILNGAHTAMVPFSYLYGNRTVKQSVDNDFTGEFINKAVFNEIIDTLEMDREELNSFAEEIFDRFRNPFIIHNLSSIALNSISKFTVRVLPSLLGYVDVHGKVPANLTFAFASLIRFYKGSWNGEELPVQDSADIVAKFAEIWKSNDYTQVANDVLSIEEYWGQDLTKVENLTNAVALALEEIEANGIEAGYANYSAKL; encoded by the coding sequence ATAAAAAAATTAAATAGAGCAAACGTTGGACTTGAAGAAAAACGTCCGATTAAAATAGTACAGTTTGGTGAAGGAAACTTTTTAAGAGCCTTCATCGGTTACGCGATTCAAGAGTTGAATAAGAAAGCAGATTTTAATGCCGGAATTGCCGTTGTACAACCTATCGACAGAGGTTTAGTAAACATGCTAAACGATCAGGATGGACTATATACGCTTTTCATGAAGGGTATTAAAAAAGGTGAAGAAATTCAGGAAGTTGAATTAATCGATAATATTGTAAAAGGGGTAGATCCTTACGCTAATTTTGGTGAGTATTTAAGTTTAGCAAAAGAAGAGACGTTAGAATTTATCATTTCTAATACTACTGAAGCTGGTATTGCTTACGTTGAAAGCGATACTGCCGAAATGCAACCACCAAGTTCTTTCCCAGCTAAGTTAACAGTACTTTTACACGAAAGATTTAAGCACTTTAATGGAGATGCAAGCAAAGGATTAACTATTATTCCTTGTGAGTTAATCAATCACAACTCAGAAACCTTAAAAGAAATCATTTTAAAATACATCGCCGATTGGAATTTAGGTGACGATTTTAAAAACTGGATTTTAGAGCATAATGCTTTCCACAGTACCTTAGTAGATAGAATTGTACCAGGATATCCAAAAGATGAAATTGAAGCATACAATGGACAGTTAGATTATGCAGATAATTTAATTGTAGCTGCAGAGGTATTCCTATTGTGGGTTATTGAAGGTGGAGACGATTTAAAAGCGAAATTACCATTCGATAAAACCAATCTTGATGTTAAGATTGTAGACGATATGCAACCTTACCGCACGCGTAAAGTACGTATCTTAAACGGAGCGCATACAGCAATGGTACCGTTCTCTTACTTATACGGAAACAGAACTGTAAAGCAATCTGTTGATAACGACTTTACTGGTGAGTTTATTAACAAAGCCGTTTTCAACGAAATTATCGATACTTTAGAAATGGATCGCGAGGAGTTAAATAGCTTCGCTGAAGAGATTTTCGATCGTTTTAGAAATCCATTCATTATTCATAACTTATCAAGCATTGCTTTAAATTCAATTTCTAAATTTACAGTACGTGTATTGCCAAGTTTATTAGGGTATGTAGATGTTCACGGAAAAGTGCCAGCAAACTTAACATTTGCATTTGCATCTTTAATTCGTTTCTATAAAGGTTCTTGGAATGGAGAAGAATTACCAGTACAGGATAGTGCAGATATCGTAGCTAAATTTGCTGAAATCTGGAAATCTAACGATTATACTCAGGTGGCAAACGATGTATTGTCTATTGAAGAATACTGGGGACAAGATTTAACAAAAGTTGAAAATTTAACTAATGCTGTTGCTTTAGCTTTAGAAGAAATTGAAGCTAACGGTATTGAAGCTGGTTACGCAAATTACAGCGCGAAACTTTAA
- a CDS encoding MFS transporter, giving the protein MNENTKVKATKYRWTICGLLFMATTINYLDRQVLSLTWKDFIAPEFNWTNNDYGNITALFSIFYAISLIFAGRFVDILDTKKGFLWAIGVWSVGACLHAFAGIATSGYITGHWFVGFEEAKEIIGTINDTGLVISVSVTLFIFARFVLALGEAGNFPAAIKTTAEYFPKKDRAFSTSIFNAGATVGALAAPISIPFIAEAYGWEMAFIIIGALGFVWMGFWVFMYDKPEKSKHVNAAELEYIQQDDLEDSKIEGYVPENTKKISLADCFKYKQTWAFAFGKFMTDGVWWFFLFWTPAYLSSVYGMDSTEAAFPLFILYAITLLSIIGGWLPTYFVEKKGMNPYAGRMRAMLIFAFFPLLALVAQPLGHYTYWIPVIIIGIAGAAHQAWSANIFTTVGDMFPKKAIATVTGIGGLAGGIGSTLINKGSGLLFDFSANTNMSFFGFKGIEAGYFIIFSICAVCYLIGWSVMKTLVPKYSPITDM; this is encoded by the coding sequence ATGAATGAAAACACAAAAGTAAAAGCAACGAAGTATAGATGGACCATCTGCGGACTTCTATTCATGGCAACCACCATAAATTATTTAGACAGGCAAGTACTTTCCCTAACATGGAAAGATTTTATAGCTCCTGAATTTAACTGGACTAACAACGATTATGGAAACATAACGGCGTTATTCTCTATTTTTTATGCCATTTCTTTAATATTCGCAGGTCGTTTTGTTGATATTTTAGATACCAAAAAAGGATTTTTATGGGCTATCGGAGTTTGGTCTGTTGGTGCTTGTTTGCATGCTTTTGCAGGTATTGCTACTTCTGGATATATAACAGGACATTGGTTTGTAGGTTTTGAAGAAGCAAAGGAAATTATTGGTACAATTAACGATACAGGTTTAGTAATTTCTGTAAGTGTAACCTTGTTTATTTTTGCTCGATTTGTTTTAGCATTAGGTGAAGCAGGAAACTTTCCGGCAGCTATTAAAACAACCGCAGAATATTTCCCGAAGAAAGACCGTGCGTTCTCAACAAGTATTTTTAATGCAGGAGCAACAGTAGGTGCTTTAGCTGCGCCAATTTCAATTCCTTTTATTGCTGAAGCTTATGGTTGGGAAATGGCCTTTATTATTATTGGTGCTTTAGGTTTTGTATGGATGGGCTTCTGGGTGTTTATGTATGATAAACCAGAGAAAAGTAAACATGTAAATGCAGCCGAGTTAGAATATATTCAGCAAGATGATCTTGAGGATAGTAAAATTGAAGGTTATGTTCCTGAAAACACAAAGAAAATATCGTTAGCAGATTGTTTCAAATACAAACAAACCTGGGCTTTTGCTTTTGGTAAATTTATGACCGATGGTGTTTGGTGGTTTTTCTTATTCTGGACACCGGCGTATTTAAGTTCGGTTTATGGCATGGATTCTACCGAAGCAGCCTTCCCGTTATTTATTTTATACGCCATAACACTACTTTCAATTATCGGGGGGTGGTTACCAACGTATTTCGTTGAGAAAAAAGGAATGAATCCTTATGCGGGTAGAATGAGAGCGATGTTAATTTTTGCATTTTTTCCATTATTAGCTTTAGTTGCTCAGCCTCTAGGACATTACACTTACTGGATTCCTGTTATCATTATTGGTATAGCTGGTGCAGCTCACCAGGCTTGGTCTGCGAACATTTTTACAACAGTAGGAGATATGTTCCCTAAAAAAGCCATTGCAACCGTTACCGGAATTGGTGGTTTAGCTGGTGGTATTGGTTCAACTCTTATTAATAAAGGATCTGGTCTTTTATTCGATTTTAGTGCTAATACCAATATGTCTTTCTTTGGATTTAAAGGCATAGAAGCAGGATATTTTATCATTTTCTCAATATGTGCTGTTTGTTACTTAATAGGGTGGAGTGTAATGAAAACATTGGTTCCAAAATACAGCCCTATTACAGATATGTAA
- the uxaC gene encoding glucuronate isomerase: MSKTFIHDNFLLENKYAEELYHEYSKNQPIIDYHNHLPPQQIAEDKTFNNITNVWINGDHYKWRAMRTLGVNEKFITGDGSDKDKFLNWAKTVPYTMRNPLYHWTHLELTRYFGITDLLSEKTAEKVWDQTQEQLTSGSYSCRQLLNKVNAEVVCTTEDPIDTLEHHQALAKSDYNVKVSTAFRPDKAILINADGYNEYVNALGKSAEVEINSYDDLLSALRKRIEYFNANGCSLCDHGLDQIYFEAYTEAEVKAIFAKKREGKDLTNEEALKFQSAILVYLCETYHEFGWVQQFHLGALRNNNARMHRILGPDTGWDSIGDYPQAQKLSAFLNALDSKDKLTKTIIYNLNPADNEVMATMIGNFNDGSVRGKVQFGSGWWFLDQKDGMTKQLNALSNMGLISCFVGMLTDSRSFLSFPRHEYFRRILCNLLGDEIQRGELPNDMEWIGKMVSDISYFNAKEYFKF, encoded by the coding sequence ATGAGCAAAACATTCATTCACGACAATTTTCTATTAGAAAATAAGTATGCTGAAGAGTTATACCACGAGTACTCAAAAAATCAGCCTATTATCGATTATCACAATCACCTGCCACCACAACAAATAGCAGAGGATAAGACGTTTAACAATATTACAAATGTTTGGATTAATGGCGACCATTACAAATGGAGAGCTATGCGAACTTTAGGTGTAAACGAAAAGTTTATAACTGGAGACGGTTCAGATAAAGACAAGTTTTTAAACTGGGCTAAAACGGTACCTTACACCATGCGTAATCCTTTATACCACTGGACGCATTTAGAGTTAACGAGATATTTTGGTATCACCGATTTATTAAGTGAAAAAACAGCTGAAAAAGTATGGGATCAAACTCAGGAGCAGTTAACTTCAGGAAGTTACAGCTGTCGTCAGTTATTAAATAAGGTAAATGCAGAGGTTGTTTGTACTACAGAAGATCCTATCGATACTTTAGAGCATCATCAAGCTTTGGCTAAGTCTGATTATAACGTAAAGGTAAGTACGGCATTCCGTCCTGATAAAGCTATTTTAATCAATGCCGACGGGTACAATGAGTATGTAAACGCCTTAGGTAAATCGGCTGAAGTTGAAATCAATTCTTATGATGATTTACTTAGCGCTTTAAGAAAGCGTATTGAATATTTTAATGCAAACGGGTGTTCTTTATGTGACCACGGATTAGATCAAATCTATTTCGAAGCTTATACTGAAGCTGAAGTTAAAGCCATTTTTGCGAAGAAAAGAGAAGGAAAAGATCTAACAAACGAGGAAGCATTAAAATTCCAAAGTGCTATTTTAGTATATTTATGTGAAACCTACCATGAATTTGGATGGGTACAACAATTTCACTTAGGAGCTTTAAGAAACAATAACGCACGTATGCACCGCATTCTAGGTCCTGATACTGGTTGGGATTCTATTGGTGATTATCCGCAAGCACAAAAATTATCTGCATTCTTAAATGCTTTAGATAGTAAAGATAAATTAACTAAAACGATTATTTATAACTTAAACCCTGCCGATAATGAAGTTATGGCAACCATGATTGGTAACTTTAACGATGGTAGTGTAAGAGGTAAGGTGCAGTTTGGTTCCGGATGGTGGTTCTTAGACCAGAAAGACGGGATGACAAAACAGTTAAACGCTTTATCTAATATGGGATTAATTAGTTGTTTTGTTGGTATGTTAACAGATTCAAGAAGTTTCTTATCATTCCCAAGACACGAATATTTCAGACGTATTTTATGTAATCTTTTAGGAGATGAAATACAACGCGGCGAATTACCAAACGATATGGAATGGATTGGTAAAATGGTTTCGGATATCAGTTATTTCAATGCAAAAGAATATTTCAAATTTTAA
- a CDS encoding gluconate 5-dehydrogenase: MNLFNLKGKRALITGGTHGLGMAMADGLASAGAELVITGTTPSKMEDALNHYRGQGFTASGYLFDVTNEEDAKKHMDIIAKEIGDIHILVNNAGIIKRELAITMPVEDFRRVIDVDLVGPFIMSQLVAKQMIERKEGKIINICSMMSELGRNSVSAYAAAKGGLKMLTQNLATEWAKHNIQVNGIGPGYFATSQTEPIRVDGHPFNEFIINRTPAARWGDPEDLAGAAIFLASKASDFVNGQVVYVDGGILATIGKPSNED; encoded by the coding sequence ATGAATTTATTTAATTTAAAAGGAAAAAGAGCACTTATTACAGGAGGTACTCATGGTTTAGGAATGGCTATGGCCGATGGACTTGCAAGTGCTGGTGCCGAGCTTGTTATAACGGGAACAACCCCATCTAAGATGGAAGACGCTCTAAATCACTACAGAGGTCAAGGGTTTACTGCTTCAGGATATTTATTTGACGTTACAAACGAAGAAGATGCTAAAAAGCATATGGATATTATCGCAAAAGAAATTGGTGATATTCATATTTTGGTTAATAATGCCGGAATTATTAAAAGAGAGTTGGCAATTACTATGCCGGTTGAAGATTTCAGACGTGTAATAGATGTGGATTTGGTAGGACCTTTTATTATGTCGCAGTTGGTTGCTAAGCAAATGATTGAGCGTAAAGAAGGAAAAATTATCAATATCTGCTCTATGATGAGTGAACTTGGTAGAAATAGCGTTTCTGCTTATGCAGCAGCAAAAGGCGGCTTAAAAATGTTAACCCAAAACTTAGCTACCGAGTGGGCTAAGCACAATATACAAGTAAATGGTATTGGACCTGGTTATTTTGCAACCAGTCAAACAGAACCTATTCGTGTTGATGGTCACCCATTCAATGAATTTATTATAAACAGGACCCCTGCTGCACGTTGGGGAGATCCTGAAGATTTAGCTGGAGCAGCTATCTTTTTAGCTTCTAAGGCTAGTGATTTTGTAAACGGCCAGGTCGTTTATGTTGATGGTGGTATTCTTGCTACTATTGGAAAGCCATCAAACGAAGACTAA